The genome window ATCAATAGGAATGATAGTTGCGGCAACTATTTATTTTTCATTATTCATTATTAATTGTTGAATAAAACTCTCCTTTTAGTGTATTAAGTATATAATAAATGATAAAACCTGAAATTGTTATCGATTGATATAAGATGACAACAATTTACGATAGTTAGAGTTAATTTTTATACTCTGATTAAATGAATGTGAAAGGAGGTTAATATGCCTGTTTATATCTGGCTGATACTTGCGGCAATCCTAATTGTCATAGAGATATTTACCGCCGGATTCTTTATTGCGTGTTTTGCGCTGGGCGCTCTTGTCGCCGCTGGTATTGCCTATGTATCGCCATCCATGGGCTATCAAGCCGCCGGATTTGTGATAGTTTCAGTGATAGCCATACCGATTTCTCGTATTCTGGCAAAACGCTTTGCCGAGGACCAAACTCCTCAAGCCGGCGTTGATGCCTTAATTGGCAAAACCGCCGTCGTAATTGAGGACATCGTACCAATATCACAGAAAGGACAGGTT of Candidatus Zixiibacteriota bacterium contains these proteins:
- a CDS encoding NfeD family protein; protein product: MPVYIWLILAAILIVIEIFTAGFFIACFALGALVAAGIAYVSPSMGYQAAGFVIVSVIAIPISRILAKRFAEDQTPQAGVDALIGKTAVVIEDIVPISQKGQVKIEGESWRALASDEIKVGETVKIIEVKGTMLKVQKLEGSK